The window TTGCCGGCGCTTCCCCTGTTAGCAGCAGCATCGCGGCGGCCTGTGCAGCAGCTGCGGCACACGAACCGGTCGTATAGCCCCGGCGCAATTGTTTGCCGTTCTTATAAGCCAACTCCATATCGTTTCGCTCCTATCCCAACAAAAAAGCAGAGCGAGGAGGGACCGCTCTGCTTTCCGTATCATTGATCTTTGTGGTCGTTGTCCCGGTCGTGTTTTTTGCGTTCCACCCAGCGGCCCAGGAAAAACGCGATGATCCCAACACCGATGCCGGTCTGCACGCAAAACAGCAGGCTTTCCAGCTCACCGGGAAGTTCTCCACCCAAAAATTGTTCCAAAACCGGTGTATACCAAGGCTCATAGGCCTGGCCGGTCACTTCTTCGACCATCACACTGCCTGCATCATCCGAACCACCAAAGGTCGCGCCCGGCAGAGCGATTACCGGAACGACGATGAGCAGCAC of the Intestinibacillus sp. Marseille-P6563 genome contains:
- a CDS encoding energy-coupling factor ABC transporter substrate-binding protein, with the protein product MTKSNKKKVIVLLIIAVLLIVVPVIALPGATFGGSDDAGSVMVEEVTGQAYEPWYTPVLEQFLGGELPGELESLLFCVQTGIGVGIIAFFLGRWVERKKHDRDNDHKDQ